From Aliarcobacter butzleri, the proteins below share one genomic window:
- a CDS encoding P-loop NTPase family protein, translating into MIIIPQTKGGVGKSTVAMQVIAPYLYKKHGKKITYIEIDDENNDSRSFTRTEIVDKRMLGTNKITDLDELILMDDKHEVIVDVGGNKTSSLVLDEIKKVGSFGNVKWIIPLGDGELDGKNAIATMKKIKKIEKNPEDNLIFALTRAISMDEDYYNEQFINFFGHKYLDSNSVICDFVKEPKYFPVKNDKIITMSRYLGSTVWEMAYNNTDFAAKAMSAKEMGDIESARKYLFFRRIQTEAKDYVLNTLNRIFCDLDKWIEIKK; encoded by the coding sequence ATGATAATAATTCCTCAAACAAAAGGTGGCGTTGGAAAATCGACAGTTGCTATGCAAGTAATCGCACCTTATTTATATAAAAAGCACGGTAAAAAGATAACTTACATAGAAATTGATGATGAAAATAATGATTCAAGGTCTTTTACAAGAACAGAAATTGTTGATAAAAGAATGCTTGGAACAAACAAAATAACAGATTTAGATGAACTAATCTTAATGGATGATAAACATGAAGTTATAGTTGATGTTGGTGGAAATAAAACATCTTCTTTAGTTCTTGATGAGATAAAAAAAGTTGGTTCATTTGGAAATGTAAAATGGATTATTCCTTTAGGTGATGGTGAACTTGATGGGAAAAATGCTATTGCAACTATGAAAAAAATCAAAAAAATTGAAAAAAATCCAGAAGATAATCTAATCTTTGCATTAACAAGAGCTATTTCTATGGACGAAGATTATTATAATGAGCAATTTATTAATTTTTTTGGACATAAATATCTTGATTCAAACTCTGTAATTTGTGATTTTGTAAAAGAACCAAAATATTTTCCAGTTAAAAATGACAAGATTATAACAATGAGTAGATATTTAGGAAGTACTGTTTGGGAAATGGCTTATAATAATACTGATTTTGCAGCAAAAGCTATGAGTGCGAAAGAAATGGGAGATATAGAAAGTGCAAGAAAATATCTCTTTTTTAGAAGAATACAAACAGAAGCAAAAGATTATGTATTAAATACTTTAAATAGAATTTTTTGTGATTTAGATAAATGGATAGAAATTAAAAAATGA
- a CDS encoding TIGR00282 family metallophosphoesterase has translation MRIGFIGDIVGRPGRKIIKENLIKIKAEFNIDFIIANGENASHGFGLTVESSKELFKSGIDLITGGNHSFDKKKDMLALLETSNVLRPDNYPQGLVGSGVKICEIKDEKLAVINLMGQYGMPIVENPFNWAKNLILKLQEENIKNIFVDFHAEATSEKRVLLMLLKNQVSAICGTHTHVGTDDLQIFENTAYLTDIGLTGCYDNVIGMDAKIPIQKATTGISGHFEVPNSCKSILQMMVVDIEDGIAKDSFKIKKYCNNANLIITQAIII, from the coding sequence ATGAGAATAGGATTTATAGGCGATATTGTTGGACGACCTGGACGAAAAATTATAAAAGAAAATTTGATAAAAATAAAAGCTGAGTTTAATATAGATTTTATAATAGCAAATGGAGAAAATGCAAGTCATGGTTTTGGACTAACTGTTGAGAGTTCTAAAGAGCTTTTTAAAAGTGGAATAGATTTGATAACAGGTGGAAATCATAGCTTTGATAAGAAAAAAGATATGTTAGCTTTGCTTGAAACTTCGAATGTTTTAAGACCAGATAATTATCCGCAAGGTTTAGTTGGAAGTGGAGTAAAAATTTGTGAAATAAAAGATGAAAAACTTGCAGTTATAAATTTAATGGGACAATATGGTATGCCAATTGTTGAAAACCCTTTTAACTGGGCAAAAAATTTGATTTTAAAACTTCAAGAAGAAAATATCAAAAATATTTTTGTAGATTTTCATGCAGAAGCAACGAGTGAAAAACGAGTTTTATTAATGCTTTTAAAAAATCAAGTTAGTGCTATTTGTGGAACTCACACTCATGTTGGAACAGATGATTTACAAATTTTTGAAAATACAGCATATTTAACAGATATTGGATTAACAGGTTGTTATGATAATGTTATTGGAATGGATGCTAAAATTCCTATACAAAAAGCAACAACTGGAATAAGCGGACATTTTGAAGTTCCTAACTCATGTAAATCGATTTTACAAATGATGGTTGTTGATATTGAAGATGGAATTGCAAAAGATAGTTTTAAAATAAAAAAATATTGTAATAATGCAAATTTAATCATTACTCAAGCAATTATTATTTAA
- a CDS encoding PAS domain S-box protein — protein sequence MSHKNLFFRYFFYFLISFFLIILFLDFFKEKEFETSLKNYKQNTYKEYSNYYNIYSNNSELIYFNEFIKNKQIIKILKSSVNLPLLKKELYDELELSLSFYSTLNLDEMTIYSPKKDLLFSFKESSKDNFTSKIVEQVISNKKEEVNFRIVEKNIYILFSKPIFDEKLNFLGVVNLEFKLENLIKNMKKDNSIEYKEIISNNFDFGNAFKISEQQKKELINNFGNKKEVSFVSQDRYLNIPVVFIPIFYSEFYKNSIYLMSYDLSKKNEIQMIDSFYNKLLLVLNLISFFIIFLIYKMVNIKSQRDLINKKYENIFNEIDNYIIKVDLDLQGNIVFATKSFYKISGYSQEEIIGKNINLLRHPDMSNIFFKNLWQTIKTEGSWQGEIKNRDKFGNTYWIKSIIFPRYNFKNQIEGYSSIRTDITDTKQFEKINKLLKEDLSNKLNDIKVKDKNLVESAKVALMSKILDSLGHQWKVPISRIFFEILRLKNLKKDDISERNLREIEKNIELELKNLSDILNEIKNIFNPRKSENSNLLTVVIEAITYLESELKKYNIEVKFDIDKEIYINILSAELKTIIINILKNCIEQVELNRIESTKIYITAIYENMNNDILIKIEDDIKSKNKKIILDEILTSSEEKYFDTSIYLSKLLIEKNSGLFWCKNSEDETKYYIKLTKEIK from the coding sequence ATGAGCCATAAAAACCTATTTTTTAGGTATTTTTTCTATTTTTTAATCTCTTTTTTTTTAATAATTCTATTTTTAGATTTTTTTAAAGAAAAAGAGTTTGAAACTTCTTTAAAAAATTATAAACAAAATACTTATAAAGAGTACTCTAACTATTATAATATTTATTCAAATAATTCTGAACTTATCTATTTTAATGAATTTATAAAAAATAAACAGATTATAAAAATACTAAAAAGCAGTGTAAATTTGCCTTTATTAAAAAAAGAACTTTATGATGAACTTGAACTTAGTTTGTCTTTTTATTCCACTTTAAATTTAGATGAAATGACTATTTATAGTCCTAAAAAAGATTTGCTTTTTAGTTTTAAAGAGAGTTCAAAAGATAACTTTACTTCAAAAATAGTTGAACAAGTTATTTCAAATAAAAAAGAGGAAGTTAATTTTAGGATTGTTGAAAAAAATATCTATATTTTATTTTCAAAACCAATTTTTGATGAAAAACTAAACTTTTTAGGCGTTGTAAATTTAGAGTTTAAACTAGAAAATCTAATAAAAAATATGAAAAAAGATAATTCTATCGAATATAAAGAGATTATCTCAAACAATTTTGATTTTGGAAATGCTTTTAAAATATCAGAACAACAAAAAAAAGAGTTAATAAATAATTTTGGCAATAAAAAAGAAGTAAGTTTTGTTAGTCAAGATAGATACTTAAATATTCCAGTAGTTTTTATACCAATTTTTTATTCAGAATTTTATAAAAATAGTATTTATTTAATGAGTTATGATTTAAGTAAGAAGAATGAAATACAGATGATTGATTCTTTTTATAATAAATTATTATTAGTTTTAAATTTAATATCATTTTTTATCATTTTTCTTATTTATAAGATGGTAAATATTAAATCACAAAGAGATTTAATAAATAAAAAGTATGAAAATATTTTTAATGAAATTGATAACTATATTATAAAAGTTGATTTAGATTTACAAGGAAATATTGTATTTGCAACAAAAAGTTTTTATAAAATTTCAGGATATTCACAAGAAGAGATTATAGGAAAAAATATAAATCTTTTAAGACATCCTGATATGTCAAATATATTTTTTAAAAATCTTTGGCAAACTATAAAAACAGAGGGCTCTTGGCAAGGAGAGATAAAAAATAGAGATAAATTTGGAAATACTTATTGGATAAAATCTATAATATTTCCAAGATATAACTTTAAAAATCAAATTGAAGGTTATAGTTCAATTAGAACGGATATAACAGATACAAAGCAGTTTGAAAAAATAAATAAGTTATTAAAAGAAGATTTATCAAATAAGTTAAATGATATAAAAGTAAAAGACAAAAACTTGGTTGAAAGTGCAAAAGTTGCTTTAATGTCAAAAATCTTAGACTCTTTAGGACATCAATGGAAAGTTCCAATCTCAAGAATATTTTTTGAAATACTAAGATTAAAAAATCTTAAAAAAGATGATATTTCAGAAAGAAATTTAAGAGAGATTGAAAAAAATATTGAACTTGAACTAAAAAATTTATCTGATATTTTAAATGAAATCAAAAATATTTTTAATCCAAGAAAAAGCGAAAATTCAAACCTTTTAACAGTTGTTATTGAAGCAATTACTTATTTAGAAAGTGAGTTGAAGAAATATAATATAGAAGTAAAATTTGATATTGATAAAGAGATTTATATAAATATTTTATCAGCTGAGTTAAAAACTATCATAATAAATATATTAAAAAATTGTATTGAACAAGTAGAGTTAAATAGAATTGAAAGTACAAAAATATATATAACTGCAATCTATGAAAATATGAATAATGATATTCTTATTAAAATAGAAGATGATATAAAAAGTAAAAATAAAAAAATTATTCTTGATGAAATATTAACCTCTTCTGAAGAGAAATATTTTGATACATCTATATATTTATCAAAGTTACTTATTGAAAAAAATAGTGGTTTATTTTGGTGTAAAAATAGTGAAGATGAAACTAAATATTATATAAAACTTACAAAAGAGATAAAATGA
- a CDS encoding methyl-accepting chemotaxis protein, translating into MFFGNKNLEEKVSYLEREIEDLKNQLVQKDKKIEEIEKDYSFKLENVLEKNSKDIELYKEIASFSQEEGLVVFDENNQLFFANSLSKSNIKDFSTVLDAVLNEKPSLVLEDCEAHIEVKNYENKKIVSLRKTSIHDNKDGGLLSRHNINMTNSLNGTQQTYLTLLDELQDMSKESKETANGSTQGLNLINEIVYDTDNLHKEIELENEVVASLVSKSKDIAQVINIIQEIAFQTNILSLNAAVEAATAGEAGKGFSVVAQEVRNLATRSADAAKQIKDVVNLIQNETEKIKQSSETVSSVVNETKSRIGVLSKLMNTFQKNSNRGVYEVESISNRIFINLAKLDHVIYKNNLYQLIFGGEHNFKPVDHHNCRLGKWYDTGLGREQFSIVPSYKSLEKHHHIVHHEANLLANECSGSKVSCSKQLIEDKIELVEKASEQVFIYLDKILDEKSDLIMKEAAKKLFDGEKVDG; encoded by the coding sequence ATGTTTTTTGGAAATAAGAATTTAGAAGAGAAAGTCAGTTATTTAGAAAGAGAAATTGAGGATTTAAAAAATCAATTAGTTCAAAAAGATAAAAAAATTGAAGAGATTGAAAAAGATTACTCATTTAAACTTGAAAATGTTTTAGAAAAAAATTCTAAAGATATCGAATTATATAAAGAAATAGCATCGTTTTCGCAAGAAGAGGGATTAGTTGTTTTTGATGAAAATAATCAGTTGTTTTTTGCAAACAGTTTGTCAAAATCAAATATAAAAGATTTTTCTACTGTTTTAGATGCAGTTTTAAATGAAAAACCTAGTTTAGTTTTAGAAGATTGTGAAGCTCACATAGAAGTAAAAAATTACGAAAATAAAAAAATAGTTTCACTTAGAAAAACTTCAATTCACGATAACAAAGATGGTGGATTACTATCAAGACACAATATAAATATGACAAACTCTTTAAATGGAACACAACAAACATATTTAACTTTGTTAGATGAATTACAAGATATGTCTAAAGAGTCTAAAGAGACAGCAAATGGCTCAACTCAAGGATTAAATTTAATAAATGAAATAGTTTATGATACAGACAATTTGCATAAAGAAATAGAGCTTGAAAATGAAGTTGTAGCGTCTTTAGTATCAAAAAGTAAAGATATTGCACAAGTTATAAATATAATCCAAGAAATAGCATTTCAAACAAATATTCTTTCTTTAAATGCAGCTGTTGAAGCTGCAACTGCTGGTGAAGCTGGAAAAGGATTTTCTGTTGTTGCACAAGAAGTAAGAAATCTAGCTACAAGAAGTGCTGATGCTGCAAAACAGATAAAAGATGTTGTAAATCTAATTCAAAATGAAACAGAAAAAATCAAACAAAGTTCAGAAACAGTATCAAGTGTAGTAAATGAGACTAAATCAAGAATTGGTGTTTTAAGTAAATTGATGAATACTTTCCAAAAAAATTCTAATAGAGGAGTTTATGAAGTTGAAAGTATTTCAAATAGAATTTTTATAAATCTTGCAAAACTTGACCACGTTATTTACAAAAATAACCTTTATCAACTAATCTTTGGAGGAGAACATAACTTTAAACCAGTAGATCATCATAATTGTAGATTAGGAAAATGGTATGATACAGGTTTAGGAAGAGAACAATTTAGTATTGTTCCATCTTATAAAAGTTTAGAAAAACATCACCATATTGTACATCACGAAGCAAATTTATTAGCAAATGAGTGTTCTGGAAGTAAAGTTTCTTGCTCAAAACAATTAATAGAAGATAAAATTGAGTTAGTAGAAAAAGCAAGTGAACAAGTATTTATATATTTAGATAAAATTTTAGATGAAAAAAGTGATTTGATTATGAAAGAAGCAGCTAAAAAATTATTCGACGGAGAAAAAGTAGATGGATAA
- a CDS encoding aminoacetone oxidase family FAD-binding enzyme, with protein MIGAGASGLMLASNLDKKKYKNICLIESSKTLAPKVKVSGGAKCNITNDFVTYKNYLGDENFIKTILERFSKDDLLTFLNKNQLFPKINPKIVKGTYFCNSSQDVIDMFSKLTTHVKKYLETKVLDVSFDEYYKIKTDSKTIEAKKLVVASGGLSFPLLGASSIAFDIAQKFGHTIKKLEPALVGFTVQKEQFWFKNLSGVSLPAKAFVEDKTFEGSLLFAHKGCSGPLILTTSLYWKKGKIVLDFLPNKKIEKFLTGNKNISSSLPLAKRFIQEFLVSQDLEDKAVSKLTQEELEKLKLLKNYEFSPAGNFGFTKAEVTKGGINTDEINHLSFESLKQKNLFFIGECLDITGELGGFNFQIVFSQAYICSLYLNNI; from the coding sequence ATTATTGGAGCAGGAGCTAGTGGTTTAATGCTAGCTTCTAATTTAGATAAAAAAAAATATAAAAATATATGTTTGATTGAGAGTTCGAAAACTTTAGCACCAAAAGTTAAAGTTTCAGGTGGAGCAAAATGTAATATCACAAATGATTTTGTAACTTATAAAAATTATTTAGGTGATGAAAATTTTATAAAAACTATTTTAGAAAGATTTTCAAAAGATGATTTATTGACTTTTTTAAATAAAAATCAACTTTTTCCAAAAATTAATCCAAAAATTGTAAAAGGAACATATTTTTGTAACTCTAGTCAAGATGTTATTGATATGTTTTCAAAACTTACAACTCATGTAAAAAAGTATCTTGAAACAAAAGTTTTAGATGTAAGTTTTGATGAATATTATAAGATAAAAACTGATTCAAAAACTATTGAAGCAAAAAAACTTGTAGTTGCAAGTGGAGGATTGTCTTTTCCTCTTTTAGGTGCAAGTTCAATTGCTTTTGATATTGCGCAAAAATTTGGACATACGATTAAAAAGTTAGAGCCAGCCCTTGTAGGATTTACTGTACAAAAAGAACAATTTTGGTTTAAAAATTTATCAGGAGTTTCACTTCCTGCTAAAGCTTTTGTGGAAGATAAAACTTTTGAAGGTTCGCTTTTATTTGCACATAAAGGATGTTCAGGTCCCCTTATTTTAACTACATCTTTATATTGGAAAAAAGGAAAAATTGTACTTGATTTTTTACCAAATAAAAAAATTGAAAAGTTTTTAACTGGAAATAAAAACATCTCATCATCTTTACCATTAGCCAAAAGATTTATACAAGAGTTTTTAGTTTCACAAGATTTGGAAGATAAAGCTGTTTCAAAATTAACACAAGAAGAGCTAGAAAAATTAAAATTATTGAAAAATTATGAGTTTTCACCTGCAGGAAATTTTGGTTTTACAAAAGCTGAAGTTACAAAAGGTGGAATTAATACAGATGAGATAAATCATCTTTCTTTTGAGAGTTTAAAACAAAAAAATCTTTTTTTTATAGGAGAATGTTTAGATATAACAGGAGAACTTGGAGGGTTTAATTTTCAAATAGTATTTAGCCAAGCCTATATTTGCTCTTTGTACCTAAATAACATATAA
- a CDS encoding PAS domain-containing sensor histidine kinase, whose product MKVSFYVKLFLAFIIFSILILGFVSYLFDNFYTFYDDKQDKQLSENVLKQQEDKFLSYLKKYDEKLLLIQSIIPEFKNENEIINFIENTLFEDKNILVFKIVSLDSKEILKLYNEKNTKLSRDYRLKNLFSKVYFKEMRTLKYKEVLYHCDEDNSKTINFIIRNKDDFYILKIDLENLIQGLSSDFSKKVLILDPKGIFLNDSNLTSFDEEEFLSKKVYINENKYFTFFIKKKDKLKKDFIEEYHKSIIISGFLIAFFIAIIFSVIISRLNKSIEEDNKKLDLNIKEKYLKLSENQEIMDNHIMFIRIDKNGFITKVSRAFCYFLGFSEAELIGHHYKILIHKDIKNLGRMVRKRLNEKIFHLNEIKGAKKDGEVFWLDLLIEVIIENEQIDCYNIICTDRTNKKKIENLYNNLNNQIDEYDAIFENVHSGIALIDLDGKFVKLNSKMSELLGFRSDELLTMTCLDVIADDSKTILNKILKEIDEIGNISKLEKIFIKKDKTPIHLELSLSLLGDKQRVVFVINSLEDKRKLQELNLDLAEKIKQEVEKNIQKDKFHQQEQLKNAKLTYIGSLAAGITHEINTPLTYIKGNLEMMSYDISDLPDGDIKDRMLFDSEKMKEGINRIANIVESMREMAQSSKEVKEKTNIYSTLITSLTMVHNRSKQISRIYLNNEQFDINNIDKNQFSFFSKVQKQRIEQVWVIVINNALDELIKIENYENRILNILLYEEENEIIVKFKDNAGGIKEDIINDIFEPFVSSKDHSGMGVGLNIAKKIIEEQNGDILAYNQDAGAVFEIKLKKYIDESR is encoded by the coding sequence ATGAAAGTATCGTTTTATGTAAAACTTTTTTTAGCATTTATTATATTTTCTATTTTAATATTAGGTTTTGTAAGTTATTTATTTGATAATTTTTATACTTTTTATGATGATAAACAAGATAAACAACTCAGTGAAAATGTTTTAAAACAGCAAGAAGATAAGTTTTTATCATATTTGAAAAAATATGATGAAAAACTATTACTTATTCAATCTATAATTCCAGAGTTTAAAAACGAAAATGAAATTATAAATTTTATTGAAAATACACTCTTTGAAGATAAAAATATCTTAGTTTTTAAAATAGTTTCTTTAGATTCTAAAGAGATATTGAAGTTATATAATGAAAAAAATACAAAACTATCAAGAGATTATAGGTTAAAAAATTTATTTTCAAAAGTTTATTTTAAAGAGATGCGTACTTTAAAATACAAAGAAGTTCTATATCATTGTGATGAAGATAATTCAAAAACTATTAATTTTATTATTAGAAATAAAGATGATTTTTATATTTTAAAAATTGATTTAGAAAACCTAATTCAAGGTTTATCTAGTGATTTTTCTAAAAAAGTGTTAATTCTTGATCCAAAAGGAATATTTCTAAATGATTCTAATCTAACTTCATTTGATGAAGAAGAGTTTTTATCAAAAAAAGTTTATATAAATGAGAATAAATATTTTACTTTTTTTATAAAGAAAAAAGATAAATTAAAAAAAGATTTTATTGAAGAGTATCATAAATCAATCATAATTTCAGGATTTTTAATAGCCTTTTTTATTGCTATAATTTTTTCAGTAATAATTTCAAGACTAAATAAAAGTATTGAAGAAGATAATAAAAAATTAGATTTAAATATTAAAGAAAAATATTTAAAATTGAGTGAAAATCAAGAGATTATGGATAATCATATTATGTTTATTCGAATAGATAAAAATGGATTTATTACAAAAGTAAGTAGAGCATTTTGCTATTTTCTAGGTTTTTCTGAAGCTGAATTAATAGGACATCATTATAAGATTTTGATTCATAAAGATATAAAAAATCTAGGAAGAATGGTACGAAAACGATTAAATGAAAAAATCTTTCATCTAAACGAAATAAAAGGAGCTAAAAAAGATGGTGAAGTTTTTTGGCTTGATTTACTTATTGAAGTAATTATTGAAAATGAACAAATTGATTGTTATAATATAATTTGTACAGATAGAACAAATAAGAAAAAAATAGAAAATTTATATAATAATCTAAATAATCAAATTGATGAATATGATGCTATTTTTGAAAATGTTCATAGTGGAATTGCTTTGATTGATTTAGATGGAAAATTTGTAAAACTAAATAGCAAAATGAGTGAACTTCTAGGCTTTAGAAGTGATGAACTTTTAACAATGACTTGTTTAGATGTTATAGCAGATGATTCAAAAACAATTTTAAATAAAATTTTAAAAGAAATAGATGAAATAGGTAATATTTCAAAATTAGAAAAAATATTTATAAAAAAAGATAAAACACCAATTCATTTAGAACTATCTTTAAGTCTTTTAGGTGATAAACAAAGAGTAGTTTTTGTGATAAATTCTTTAGAAGATAAAAGAAAATTACAAGAGTTAAATTTAGATTTGGCAGAAAAAATTAAACAAGAAGTTGAAAAAAATATTCAAAAAGATAAGTTCCATCAACAAGAACAACTAAAAAATGCAAAACTAACTTATATTGGCTCACTAGCCGCTGGAATTACACATGAAATAAATACTCCACTTACTTATATAAAAGGTAATCTTGAAATGATGTCTTACGATATTTCAGATTTACCAGATGGAGATATAAAAGATAGAATGTTATTTGATAGTGAAAAAATGAAAGAGGGAATAAATAGAATTGCAAATATTGTTGAATCAATGAGAGAAATGGCTCAAAGTAGCAAAGAAGTAAAAGAAAAAACAAATATTTATAGCACTTTAATAACTTCTTTAACAATGGTACATAATCGTTCAAAACAAATAAGTAGAATTTACTTAAATAATGAGCAGTTTGATATAAACAACATAGATAAAAATCAGTTTTCATTTTTTAGTAAAGTGCAAAAACAAAGAATAGAACAAGTTTGGGTTATAGTTATAAATAATGCTCTTGATGAGTTAATAAAAATTGAAAATTATGAAAATAGAATTTTAAATATCTTATTATATGAAGAAGAAAATGAAATAATTGTAAAATTTAAAGATAATGCAGGAGGCATAAAAGAAGATATAATAAATGATATTTTTGAACCATTTGTATCATCAAAAGATCATAGTGGAATGGGAGTTGGTTTAAATATAGCTAAAAAAATTATAGAAGAGCAAAATGGAGATATATTGGCATATAATCAAGATGCTGGTGCAGTTTTTGAAATAAAATTAAAAAAATATATAGATGAAAGTAGATAA
- the ubiE gene encoding bifunctional demethylmenaquinone methyltransferase/2-methoxy-6-polyprenyl-1,4-benzoquinol methylase UbiE has product MEKQEKIVSMFNNIAGTYDIANRVLSMGIDKSWRNKACNKTFELYGKKDIEKIVDVACGTGDMILFWQQVANENSVNLKNIIGVDPSIGMMEVGKKKLPDVEFIEAYATQMPLIDKSADIISISYGIRNVVQRQEAFDEFARVLKKDGLVVINEFTKNKKENLLDHLTDFYLNKVLPVLGGLISKNKEAYRYLPDSIDEFLTTENLCKELKQSGLEPVYVKAFSMNISTLIIAKKI; this is encoded by the coding sequence ATGGAAAAACAAGAAAAAATTGTATCGATGTTTAATAATATAGCAGGAACTTATGATATAGCAAATAGAGTTCTATCAATGGGAATTGATAAATCTTGGAGAAATAAAGCTTGTAATAAAACTTTTGAATTATATGGAAAAAAAGATATAGAAAAGATAGTTGATGTTGCTTGTGGAACAGGTGATATGATACTTTTTTGGCAACAAGTTGCAAATGAAAATAGTGTTAATCTAAAAAATATTATTGGTGTTGATCCAAGCATTGGTATGATGGAAGTTGGTAAGAAAAAACTTCCTGATGTTGAGTTTATTGAAGCTTATGCTACACAAATGCCTTTGATTGATAAAAGTGCAGATATTATCTCTATTTCTTATGGTATTAGAAATGTTGTTCAAAGACAAGAAGCTTTTGATGAATTTGCAAGAGTTTTGAAAAAAGATGGTTTAGTTGTAATAAATGAATTTACTAAAAATAAAAAAGAAAATTTACTTGATCATTTAACTGATTTTTATTTAAATAAAGTTCTTCCAGTTTTAGGTGGATTAATCTCTAAAAATAAAGAAGCTTACAGATATTTACCTGATTCAATTGATGAGTTTTTAACAACTGAAAATTTATGTAAAGAGTTAAAACAATCAGGTTTAGAGCCAGTTTATGTGAAAGCTTTTTCTATGAATATTTCAACTTTAATTATTGCAAAAAAAATATAG
- a CDS encoding response regulator translates to MDKKYSIAIIDDEVEILNLLSRFLSRNPKFSVANYANPLAALESLNMSSYDIILLDIMMPQMNGLEVLEKIKEKNENQKVIMMTAYSTLDKVLKSHKEGATNYVMKPFDSLQHLEKKIIDILEKH, encoded by the coding sequence ATGGATAAAAAATATTCAATAGCTATCATTGATGATGAAGTAGAAATTTTAAATCTTTTAAGTAGATTTTTATCAAGAAATCCAAAATTCTCAGTAGCAAATTATGCAAATCCTCTTGCTGCATTAGAATCTTTGAATATGAGCAGTTATGACATTATTTTATTAGATATTATGATGCCACAAATGAATGGATTAGAAGTTCTTGAAAAAATAAAAGAAAAGAATGAAAATCAAAAAGTTATTATGATGACTGCATACTCGACTTTGGATAAAGTTTTAAAATCTCACAAAGAGGGTGCTACAAATTATGTTATGAAACCTTTTGATTCTTTACAACATCTAGAAAAAAAGATAATAGATATTTTAGAGAAACACTAA